Proteins encoded in a region of the Panicum hallii strain FIL2 chromosome 3, PHallii_v3.1, whole genome shotgun sequence genome:
- the LOC112885414 gene encoding nascent polypeptide-associated complex subunit alpha, muscle-specific form-like, translated as MVWRRSVVLRPLYSRLPYKSTRRAQAPRPVLPDPPSHPLPTSRRFPTLASPSPAQPRARHSPSRRPPPSPPRVNPTSPSGNPCIPYLALPASHSTTPGRAAGTTSPQSSSSPPAPTKIRAGTKIRGGDVPVGAVRLHAGGLDSGGDVLPEAAGRPVCAAGHRLPPLCPALRLQHPLRDLLGGASFQPHRRRGLLRRRSAGVTSPSLFAVALRFQAQVGSAGRAGEGSGDSGVFSDCWVRIVIAGPMYQTRGRVHSCT; from the exons ATGGTCTGGCGTCGTTCCGTGGTTCTTAGACCTCTGTACTCGAG GCTTCCTTACAAG TCCACTCGACGTGCCCAGGCGCCCCGCCCTGTCCTCCCCGACCCGCCTTCCCACCCCCTGCCCACGTCTCGACGGTTCCCGACGCTCGCCTCTCCGTCTCCTGCGCAGCCGCGCGCTCGGCACTCACCCTCGCgacggccgccgccctccccacCGCGCGTGAACCCTACCTCGCCGAGCGGCAACCCTTGCATCCCCTACCTTGCCCTCCCCGCCTCCCACTCCACTAcacccggccgcgccgcgggcACGACCTCACCGCAGTCGAGCTCTTCGCCTCCAGCGCCGACGAAGATCCGTGCCGGGACGAAGATCCGCGGTGGTGACGTTCCTGTGGGTGCTGTGCGTCTCCACGCTGGGGGCCTCGACAGCGGCGGTGACGTCCTACCTGAAGCTGCAGGGcgtccagtatgcgctgctggtCACCGTCTCCCTCCTCTCTGTCCTGCTCTTCGTCTGCAACATCCTCTGCGCGACCTCCTCGGCGGCGCCAGCTTTCAACCCCACCGGCGTCGCGGCCTTCTACGCCGCCGGTCCGCCGGAGTCACTAGCCCCTCCCTCTTCGCCGTCGCACTCCGGTTCCAGGCGCAGGTGGGCTCCGCTGGTCGAGCAG GAGAAGGCTCTGGTGATTCAGGAGTCTTTTCAGATTGCTGGGTTAGGATTGTGATCGCAG GGCCTATGTACCAGACCAGAGGGAGGGTGCACAGCTGCACCTAG